Part of the Nitrospinaceae bacterium genome, AAAACAACTTTTTGCGTTTTCCAACTAAGTTTAGCCTTGGTCGACATTTTTGCAGTTAATTCCACCAGGCGATGATCCAAAAAAGGAGATCTTACTTCAAGAGAATTCGCCATACTCATACGATCGACTTTAACAAGAATATCATCTTGAAGCCAAGTTTTAATATCTACAAAAAGAGTCTGATCGAGAAAATTGGCTTTTTGAACTTTTTTAAAATAGTCATTAAACACATCAAACGGATCATAATGATTGCAGTCATTTATCAATTCAGGACTCATGATTTTTTCTTTTTCTGCTTCTGAAAAAATAACACGCCACCAATAATGGGCTTTTTCGTGTGACAGTCCAGATGCCCTTAAAAATTGAGTGATTTTATAATCCCAGCTTACTTTTTTATATGATGGGCGCAGAAAACTCTGGGCGAGGCCACCTGCCAGGGCGCGCAGTCCGCCCGGAATTTTCATGAAATATTTGTGTAGCGCATCGGCCCTGTATGTCGGGTAGCCAGCCAGAAGTTCATCGCCCCCGTCACCTGATAGCGCTACCGTCACATTTTCCCTGGCTTTTTTGTTGAGAAGATAGGTGGGCATGATGGAGGTGTCGGCGAAGGGCTCATCAGTTTGCCAGACCAGGGAGGCGAGCCCCGCCTTTGGGAGCGGTGGTTGCTCGTGGACGGCAAGATCGATTTTGAGTTGCTCGGCCACGAGTTTTGCGTATTCGGACTCATCATAGCTTTCCTCTTTAAACCCGATGCAAAAAGCGTGGACAGGGGTCGATGAGGCGCTCGCCATAGCGGCGACGACCGCAGCAGAGTCGATGCCGCCGCTCAGAAAAGCACCCAGCGGCACGTCTGCGTGGAGCCTGACCTTGACTGCCTCGTGAAACAGGTCTGTGAATGTCTGTCTTGCGCGATTGTCGTAGGGTTCTCTCTCTGCGGTATATGCGGGTTTGATATCCCAGTATTCCCGTATATCGAGGCGCATATCGGCGGGGTCGAGCCAAGCCGAATGAGCGGCGGGCAGCTTGGAAATATTTTTGAAGATGCTCTTTGGGGTCAGGATATATCCGAGAGAGAGAAAGTCACTAACCGCGTGGGCATCGATGGTGAGTTTTTGTTTCACCTCGGGCAGGGCTAGGAGGGCTTTAAGCTCTGAGGCGAATGCGAAAAAACCTTTGTCCTGGAAGTAATAAAGTGGTTTTTTCCCGACCCTATCGCGGGCGAGAAAAAGTTTTCTTCGGCGGGGGTCCCATATGGCGAAGGCGAACATGCCGATCAGGTGCTCAAGACAGTCCTCACCCCAGTGCTCATATGCCGCCAGCAGCACTTCTGTATCCGAGTTCGTTTTGAAGAGCGCGCCTTTTGCCTCAAGTTCTTTCTTGAGTTCGAGGTAGTTGTAAATTTCACCGTTAAAAACGATGACGCTCCCCGACTCGCCGGTCATGGGCTGGCTACCGCTACTGATGTCGATGACAGAGAGCCGCCGGTAGCCGAAATAAACACCATCTGTGTCCCAGAATCCCTCCTCGTCCGGACCCCTATGAACAATGGCGTTCGTCATTGCCCGCACCTTGGCACGCGATTCCTCGGGCGGGCCTTGCGTGTTGAGCAATCCTGTTATTCCGCACACATCGGGTCTCGTTTTCTTATCTGAAAATCAGGTCCCTATCCATGTTTCGCCCTAAAGCAGGGCTATTACCGGCAGGGTGCGCCATGTCGAAGGGGGAAATTCGCGGCGGGTTCCAGATACGGTTTGCTGGCCCGAATTATGCGGCAACCCGCCCTTGTTTTCAAATTAAACGCTTGGAAAATGGGGATTTGTGGGGCAAATGGTAATTTTTTAGTTTCTAGCCGACGCCCTGATCTCGAACGAGAAGGCGGGATATCACCCGGAAGGCCGTGTATTCGAAAAGCGCGCGGGAGAGCCCGTTGCGCAGCCGGAACAGGGCCAGCGGGCGGTAGAGCTTGTTCAGGAGCCGGACGAGTTTATAGGGAATGGTTTTGCCCTCGGTGACCCTCAATACCTTGTTGTCCACGAAATAGGATGACGTCAGCAGCAGGTTGCAGAACCGCTGGAACTCCTTGTCGTACCATTGCGTCGAGATATCGCCTTCCACCTCGATGTTCGCCCAGGCTTCGAGGGTGTCGGGCATTTCGTAGTTCCATTCGTCTTTCGCGATGTCGTAGAGCTCGGTGCCGGGTAGGGGCCGGAATTTATTGGGAGGGAAGATGATGCAATTGGGGTGGTCCTCCACCAGCTGGAGCATCAGGTCCCGCGTCATTTTCAGCTCTTCGAGCGTCTCGGTGGGAAGCCCCATGATGAAGTTGTAGGCCGCCGTGATCTGCGGGTGCTGGGCCAGCTTCTGGTTGCACGCGATTACGTCGTCGTAGCTGCTGTCTTTCCGGAGGAGTTTCAATATGCGGTCGCTGCCGCTCTCGGCTCCGATGTGCATGATATCAGTGCCGGCGGCGGCCAGTTTGTTAAGAAACTCGTGGCTCATCCGCTTTATCTCGTTGATGCGCGCCCCACGGAAGCCCAGCTTGACGTTAATCCCCCGGTTGGCGATCTCGTCGATGATTCCCTCGACGTGCGAAAGTTTCGGGAAACTATCGTCGTCGATGAAGTAGATATAGTTCGCGCCGTATTTTTCGTGGACGTGCTGGATGTGATCGACCACCTGGGCGGCTTCCAGGGGGACCCATTTTTTCCCGTCGATGTTGGAATACTGTGCTGGCGAGCTGCAGAACGAGCACTGATAGGGGCAACCGACGGCGCTATACATCGAAAAAATACGGTGTTCCTGCTCAAGCTGGCCGTAGGGTGAATAGTCCTCAATCAAGTGATAAGGAATTTTGTCGTAGTCAATATATTCAAAGGCTTTTTCGAGCAGAGGATTTTCAAAAATTTCCCCCTCGTGACGCCAGCAGACGCCGGAGATGTCTTTGGGCTGCTCGTCCTGTTGAATCTGGAGGCAAAGCTCGTGGAATGTCTCGGAGGCGTAGCCGCTGACGACGTAGTCGCAGCTCCATTCCCCCTCAAGAATATTTTCGGGGTAAAAAGTTGCGTGCGGGCCACCCCAAACGATGGGGGTGTCGGGGTTGATGGACTTGATGTAGCGGCCGATCTTGGTGGCGTTCTTGATGGGTTGCCCCGACATGACGCTGATGCCGACGGCCAAGGTGTCGTCGCTGAGAAGATCTTTAAGCCTCTTGTGCCAGTCTTTGGGATGGAGGCGGGTGTCGAGTATTTTGACGTCAAAGCCGTCCTGCACAAGCTCTACCGAGGCGTAGAGGAGGCTGAGCGGCATGTGCCGGACATAGGCCCCGGATACGCCCTGCTCGGGATATATCATGATGATGCGCGAGGGTTTGGAGGTATCACGTCTAGGCGGGGCCGCTTGATATATCGGAAGCCCTGCGCTTTGTGTATCTAGAGTTTGCTGCCCTTGGCTCATGTTTTTTTTCATCCCGTACGCGACTTAGTCTGGCGGGTCGCGAAAGTTTATTTTTTGTGGTGGCCTCGTGGCCATGCGTGATTATAAAAGGATTATAGATATATGCAACAAAAATGGTCATATTTCAGTACACCATTGATTATAAACACATTATATTGAATTTGCACGCTCCTCCCATCGTTTCTCGCCCGCTGATTGCCTGGAGCGAGTTTTTCTCCATCTTTCAGGGCTTCTTATGCTCAAAGTTTACCCTAATCTTGACAATATCAAGGCGCAGGCTCACATTAACCCCTCAGAAATTTGGATTATCCAAGGCTCGATATCGCCCTCCTCTTTCCATGTCGTATTTTATTTGTGACTTGGAGCCGAAGAATGTCTTCGTTTTTCGCCCATGAGATATAGCAGATGAAAATCGCGGTTCTGACTAATCTCTATCCGCCGATACAGACGGGCACAGCGCAGTGGGCACAACAGTTAGCCAACAGCCTGACTGCGTCGGGGGATGAGGTGGTGGTGATCGCCTGCAACCGGGACGGGGTGTATCACGAGGAGGTGCGCGATGGTGTCACGATCTACCGTCTTCCTCCGGCGGGAAAGCTTCCCAGTAGCACTCTATTTTTTAATTTCGATGAATTCTTGTTGATTAACAGCCGTGCCAACCGCCGCCGGGTGGTGGAGATATTTAAGAAACACGGAATAGAGGCTGTCCACGTCGCGAGCCAAATTTTAGATTCAACTCTCCTGGCGCACAGCGCCTGCCGTACGCTAGATCTCCCCTCGGTATGTTCGATTCACACCTATATCAATCATCCGGCGAACCGTTTTTTCAATTTCGCGCTCAAGGCCGTTGACCGCACCCTCATGCGGCATTTCGTGATGCGTAAATTCAGCGCCATCGTCGCGCTCGACGATCCGGGTGCCAAATACATCA contains:
- the asnB gene encoding asparagine synthase (glutamine-hydrolyzing), with protein sequence MCGITGLLNTQGPPEESRAKVRAMTNAIVHRGPDEEGFWDTDGVYFGYRRLSVIDISSGSQPMTGESGSVIVFNGEIYNYLELKKELEAKGALFKTNSDTEVLLAAYEHWGEDCLEHLIGMFAFAIWDPRRRKLFLARDRVGKKPLYYFQDKGFFAFASELKALLALPEVKQKLTIDAHAVSDFLSLGYILTPKSIFKNISKLPAAHSAWLDPADMRLDIREYWDIKPAYTAEREPYDNRARQTFTDLFHEAVKVRLHADVPLGAFLSGGIDSAAVVAAMASASSTPVHAFCIGFKEESYDESEYAKLVAEQLKIDLAVHEQPPLPKAGLASLVWQTDEPFADTSIMPTYLLNKKARENVTVALSGDGGDELLAGYPTYRADALHKYFMKIPGGLRALAGGLAQSFLRPSYKKVSWDYKITQFLRASGLSHEKAHYWWRVIFSEAEKEKIMSPELINDCNHYDPFDVFNDYFKKVQKANFLDQTLFVDIKTWLQDDILVKVDRMSMANSLEVRSPFLDHRLVELTAKMSTKAKLSWKTQKVV
- a CDS encoding B12-binding domain-containing radical SAM protein, with product MSQGQQTLDTQSAGLPIYQAAPPRRDTSKPSRIIMIYPEQGVSGAYVRHMPLSLLYASVELVQDGFDVKILDTRLHPKDWHKRLKDLLSDDTLAVGISVMSGQPIKNATKIGRYIKSINPDTPIVWGGPHATFYPENILEGEWSCDYVVSGYASETFHELCLQIQQDEQPKDISGVCWRHEGEIFENPLLEKAFEYIDYDKIPYHLIEDYSPYGQLEQEHRIFSMYSAVGCPYQCSFCSSPAQYSNIDGKKWVPLEAAQVVDHIQHVHEKYGANYIYFIDDDSFPKLSHVEGIIDEIANRGINVKLGFRGARINEIKRMSHEFLNKLAAAGTDIMHIGAESGSDRILKLLRKDSSYDDVIACNQKLAQHPQITAAYNFIMGLPTETLEELKMTRDLMLQLVEDHPNCIIFPPNKFRPLPGTELYDIAKDEWNYEMPDTLEAWANIEVEGDISTQWYDKEFQRFCNLLLTSSYFVDNKVLRVTEGKTIPYKLVRLLNKLYRPLALFRLRNGLSRALFEYTAFRVISRLLVRDQGVG